A window of Bombina bombina isolate aBomBom1 chromosome 5, aBomBom1.pri, whole genome shotgun sequence genomic DNA:
TCTTACAAAACTAGATAGAACGTTGCAGCGATTCATATGGAGGGGGAGGAAACCTAGAATTGCAACACATAGATTGCACGCCTCCTTTTTAAATGGTGGTCTAGTTTTGCCACATATTCAGTATTATAACTGGGCTTCTCTTATACGACTAGTATTGCACTGGCATCTAAACACAGAGCATTTCTCTGATAAGCAGCTAGAGGAAAACGTGATTGGTGTGTGCAGTTTGAATTACCTTCCTTATTATACCTGGGGAGACTTGCCCCAACATATTCGTAATAATCTTCTGTATAGAGACCCCCTTAGGATCTGGCTGCAGGCGCATAAAATGCTGGGACCCTCGCACCCTTCACCCAAACATATACCCATTAAAGGCAACATTGACTTCCCGGGAGGGACTGATCAGGCTCCCTTCAGTATATGGCACGCAAAGGGACTACAGAGGGTGGGGGACGTTCTGGATCCGTTGTCGCACACCATCATGTCATTCCAAGACTTGAAAACCACCTATGAGCTTCCAAACCAACATGTTTACACATACCTACAGCTTAGACACTATGTCAACACATTAATGGGTGCCAATCCAAAATTCTGGAGTCAGGCCCCATTCACAATTCCCCAGCTTGCTTTTAGGATGGGGAGTTTTTCCATGTCAGGAATTTATCAAGAAATACTCCGACAACACACCACCAAAGCTCAGGGAGAGTTACTGGAAAGACTGAACTCTGACACTACACATGAGATTTCCATCCAGGATATCCAAACCAGTCTCACAAAGGCCAAGTCGGAGACTTTGGCACTGGCTTTGAGGGAAGCACAGATTAGAATGATCAATAGAGATTACATCACTCCTAGTAGAAGGGCTAGATGGAACCCTGAATTCCCTAACAAATGTGTGCAATGTCAGATTCCCGATCCCTCCTTGGCACATTACTTTTTTGATTGCCCTTTGATCAGGCGATTTTGGGGTCGTCTACAATATTGGCTTAAAACCAACTTAGGTATGGAAATCTCTTTCGACCtcacaaatatatacttttttacatGGTCCACAGTATCTAACAGAACACAGCCTATATTGACACTTTGTACACTGCTAGCAAGACACTGCATACTAACATTGTGGTGCTCTAACCGCGCCCCCACTATACCACAATTTAAGAAAACACTATTTAAACACCTATTCATTGAGAGACAGGATGTATGTTGGGACACCAGACATAGACTACTACCTTTTTTAAAGAAATGGACATGCTTTTTGGAAAAGCTGCCCTCTGGACAACAGAGCCAAATTCTCAAACCATTCGCACATCATGAGATATTGCTAGAAGCGACGCTTAGGGGTGAGTGGAcagtagtgatagcagagagatcCTCCCAGAATAGAACTGGAGACGCGGAGACAATTCTCATTGAATCCTTATTCTGATCCTCCCTTCCCCTCACCCCTTCCctccgcccccttttttttttttttctcctcccttttCCCTCTCCCCTCCCTACACCCCTGCAGATGTGCTTGCCCAAGTACCTTCCTCATAATTGGGACCTATTAGAGGCCATTGGGATGGAATTTCTCATCCTTAGTATAGTTAAGTTGTTATAAGTTAGAGATTTAGGTTTAGGATTTTGACTGCATTAAATTACTAAATTTACTGAGGGATACGTGCAAACTGCCGGTAAAATGGTACACATTTAAGTTCACATCCAACAGATCGACAATGCATCTCTAATATGTAAGCATCTTATTGTACAAGCTCAGATGATATATTgtatattgcttttcttttaattttatcttTTCTGTGAATTTCAAGATGACCTGAAACATGTACTCATTTCTTTGCTGTAAGACAAATGGAAGTATTTGTGGATTATGTAACATTTTGTTGTATCCTCAGtattaataaaaagaataaaaaaaaaaaaaaaaagaagtgtaatTTTAAGAACAATATATAATATCATCACTAGGTTTTAGACTATTAAATGGCGTATTGTCAATATACATTATTTCTCATGGACATCCACTTCTATCATTACAGTGCTAAAGGCAGAAttataggaagcaggccatatccAACTTATCATTAAGTCCATTTGGAAATTGTGTCTCGAGAATTGAGATCCACCTGTATTCCTTTCTGAGGAGGGCCTTGtcattgtcccctcctctgccatTCATGATGCCTCTATCTATGCCCACAAATCTAAGAGAATCAGGATTACAGTCATGAGCTAGCTCAAAGTGTCTGGCAATATTACTCTTCAGTGATGCAATCTTTTATAGCTCTCctagtttttcccacataaaaacgTGGGCAGCTAGAGCAGAGTAAGTATATGACACCTTCTGTGTCACAGTtcacaaaatatttgtttgaagACTTTGCCTGTATTTGTACTGAACTCTTTTGTCTTTTGCATGTACTTACATGCCACACATTTACCACAAGGGTAATTTCCTGAGGATCTATGTTTTGTAAGCCAGTCAGCTTGTCTATGTTGGGATACATATTGACTTCTTACAAGTTTGTCTTTTAGATTTGGTGCCCTCCTAGCAGTGATATTGGGGAGTTCTCCTACCTCTTGGGATACTCCTATATCACTGGTAAGGACGTGACAGTTTTTAGCAAGTATATGTCTTAATGAGTTCCAATGGCAGTAATAATCAGCAATTAATCTTATTTTTAAATCCTTGTCTTTTGGTTTAGGCACAAGCAAAttctctctttctgtatgcatagcATACCTAAAAGCCCCTCTCACACCTCTTTTTGAATAGCCCCTATCCAGAAACCTTTTTTCCATGTCTAATGCATATTTcagatatttttcttttgttgaaCAATTTCTGCGGAGCCTAAGGTATGCCTCTTTTTAAGTGGCTAGGATGGTGGCTTGAAGCCAGTAAAAGACTGTTTGTTGCAGTGCTTTTACGGAAATTTTCCGTCGCTATAGTCCCTTTTTGCACTTTTACCCTCACATCGAGGAAGGCAATTTCTTCTCTACTATATTGTAGAGTTAAGGAGATGTTTCTATTGTTCATATTTAGAATTCCAACAAACTCTTTAAGGTTATTCTCAGAGCCCTCCCAAAGgaggaaaatatcatccacatatctgagccACATGTGGATGTTTTACTCAAACAGGGGGCCCTGAAATACCTCCTCCATCTCCCAGATGCCTAGGTGCAggcaggcatatgttggggcgcatgTAGCGCCCATTGCTGTGACTTGCAACTGTTTGTATACTTTGTTGTCGAACATAAACACATTGTTCGTGAGTACAAATGTAAGTAGTTCCACAACAAAGTTAGTATGTTTTTGAACACAGATCCCTCTTGTCATGAGGAAGTGTTTGCATGCTTCAATGCCAACCTTGTATTGGATGGATGAGTAGAGTCCTTCTACATCGAGGCATACCAAAATTGCTCCTTGTGGGACTATCAGACCTTCAATTTTCCTAAGAAAATCTGCTGTGTCCAATACAAAGGAGGGCATAGTAATGAGAAAAGGACGCAGGAAGTGATCAATATAATTGCCAAGATTCTCTGCAAGGCTGCCAATGCCTGCTATTATTGGCCGGCCAGGTGGATTAACAgagtttttgtgtatcttagggataCAGTAAACAAAAACGGCATTACAGGGTATTGAGGATACAGATACTTAAACTCAGATGCAGTTATAGTACAATTATCCTTAGCCCTTTTAAGAATATTAAATAGTGCAAACTGAGTGGAAGAAGTGGGGTTGAAGGAGAGACATTGATATTGTTTTTTATCTAGCAACTGTCGTTTCACCTCCAGAGTGTATAGGTTCTCGTCCCAAAGGACCAGATTCCCACCTTTATCAGCCGCCTTAATGACAACACCTTTGGCGTTCATCAAGTCATTTAGGGCCTTCCTTTCTGCCCCACTCAAGTTGTCATCCACCAGGCCAGTGAGTGATAGGTTAGCTATATCTTTCTCTACCTGTTTAACGAATATATTTACAGCAGGTACCATTGATAGCtgtggcatatattttgatttcaCTTTTAGGTTAGAGTAAACGGTTCCATCTATAGCCAAATCTTCTCCCTGTGAGGGAACATATTGGCTGCCTTCGGAGTCAGCAAGGAGACTTTGCAGATCTGAAAAAACTGACCTGTCTTCCCTAATTAGTGAGACATCATCAACAAGATGTCTGCTTTTTCCCTTCATTAtttgggacaggacaatccgtctCGCAAAGAGATGTAAATCCTTTAGAAAGTTAAATTTATCCAAGGTGTTTGTAGGACAAAATGAGAGTCCCCTCTTTAGAACCTCTATATGTGTAGAGTTTAGTTTGAAGGAAGACAAGTTGATCACTTGCAGGTCATCATTCGCTAGTTTGAGTATCCCCTGCGGCCCCGGGACCATTGTGGTCTGCCCTGACGATAATTCCCCTGGCTCTGATCGTAACCCTGCTGATGGCATTGCATGGAGGGGTAGCGTCTCTCTCCTGAGTTTAAATTTGTTCCCCCTCCTTCTCTTCCTGccacctctcctccttcccctaaaaaagactgCTTTTTATCAGAGTTAGTTTTATGTTGCTCTGGCTCCGCATCAGAGCCGTCAGTCCCAGAGTCATATGCTCCTCTCACCGACTGGTAGTTATAGACTTTGTTGTTTTTAAAGTCGTCGTTATCTCTAGAAAACTTTCTTCCTTTGCTAAGTTTTATATCGTTTTGTAGTCTCGCTATTTGATCTTTAATTTCATCATTTAGCTTACTGAAATTTGAGTTTGATTCAAATGTATTAACTACTTTTAAGGACTCCTCGGCTTGAGTAATTGTTTTCTCTAGTCTCTCCTTATTTCGTTTCACCATTTTATTCATTAATATAATTGAACAATCTGAAAGACTGGTATTCCAGTCCTCCATAAACTCATTTCCTCCCTCATCCTCTCTTAGATTTGTACCTGGGTCCAGTCTAAGACGTAGTCCCCTTGgtataattttagttttaatataattttccaGGCTTGAAGTTTCTGCCCAAAGTTTGACCTGTTTTACTAGCAGTTTTTTATAGCTCTTAAATGCACCGTAAATATTTACTGGTGCATTACTTGTATCCTGATTCTCTTCTAGATTTGACATAGACAAAGAGGCTGTAAGTTTAGCCTCCCAATTTTCATCAGAAAGCATAAACGCCATAGTAAATGTATTTTCAACAGAGCTGTGCTCCCACTGTGCAAACAACCTACCTTTCTTCACGATCAAAAAATTAGCTTTGGGGTCACCTACTCTGGAGACTTAGGAGAATGGGCCTAGACCCTAGTACACAAGGTATGTATAGACAATAATCGAGAAACTTACGGAGGGGACGCAATTACTATCTGAGCTTTAATTTATTTACTAATAGGCACATCGGCCTATTAAAGaatttatttattctttacttGGCTGATGTGCCTATTAGTAAATAAGTTAAAGCTCAGATAGCAATTGCGTCCCCACCGTAATTTTCTCGattattgtctatatatatatatatatatatatatatatatatatatatatatatatatatatgtgtgtgtgtatataaactacagggccctggacatgtccggcTAAAAGTTACTGGGCctgaggtcacttgggttgagaaccactggtctaatGCAcacaagggatatgaaacagtttttctttcatgatacagatagagcatgccgttttatgcaaatttctaatttcctcctattatccattttttcttccttctcttggtatctttatttgaaaaaaaacagtaatgtaagcttaggagcctgccatttttggtttagaaccctgggtaataggagtaaattagaaatttgcttcaaattctctgctctatctgaatcatgaaagaaaaatatgaggtctcatacCTTTAAGACATCTTTTTATACATGTTATGTCACATGACCCGCTATGTATcttaatacttatgtatacattGTGGTTGCTTAATTCATTGTACTTATTTCAGCTGTTAATGTCAATTTGTATTGGGTTTATTTATAAATCTACATATGTAATAGAGATGAATGTTTACTCAACTTTTATATTTTCCTTAATAATTTAACACTTTGTGATTTCACTAACATCTCCCCTGTTCATTTGTCCTGGTCAATCTTTAAGAAAAAAAGTATGAAGGATTTGCCAGTattacatttctctaaagctacaaGAGATTTCATAAGCAGTTCTGAAAAATATTTTTCCGCCAGATAGTTAAAATGGTAATTAAGATTTTATTATGGTTTTATGTAGATTCCACCTTCTGCAGATTTCACATATGAAATAACAACTCCGTTACAATAATGATGAGTTACAATAACGGGTGTTAACTAGTTAGTTTAGGTTTTTATTAGAAGCAAACAAAGTATGTTAACAGCGGAGAACCACTTGGACATTGTAGGATCATTTATTGCCGTATCAGAGGGATGAGTTTctcagcagagccaggagcagaaCCATAGACAGAGCAAGGATGGTGTAGCTTGATTTGACACTGAATGCTCCACTGATGTTACACAGATCTGTATTACAGCAGGAGACTGTAGTTGAAGCTGCAGAAACACCAAAACTGGAGGCTGTACAGGAGGCGACACATTGCTTGGTAATGACAGCAGCAGACAAGGCACCTGCAGAAGATGAATGGAAATTAATACCCTTGTTGCCAGGTGACAAAATGGCTGTGCATATCTAGCAATATGTTACAAGCAGAGATACCCTCTACACCTTTATCCTTTATGTagttgtatatttgtgaatattatgCTGTCAGACTATTACTTTTCTAAcccccatacacacatatacacacatagacacaaacccacagagacacacactcagacacacatacacagaaacacatacacagaaacacacacacacatttacacacagaaacacagacacacacagaaacacacacacacacatatacacacacatatattcacagacacacacagaaacacacacacacatatatacacacacatatattcacagacacacacagaaacacacacacacatatatacacacacatatactgtacatacacagacaCGCAGACACATACACGCACTACATTTCCTTAATTGGTAAAACGACATTTTAAATGCCAATTTAAGTGAC
This region includes:
- the LOC128661741 gene encoding lymphocyte antigen 6E-like, whose protein sequence is MALTAVRDAYSLSCYTCTGQSSNAQCMTAANCTASETSCETTVVAGGIGALSAAVITKQCVASCTASSFGVSAASTTVSCCNTDLCNISGAFSVKSSYTILALSMVLLLALLRNSSL